In Psychrobacter sp. P11G3, a single genomic region encodes these proteins:
- a CDS encoding beta strand repeat-containing protein gives MKAGGITVNNAGVTVTGGANDTVLLSRNGLNNGNNKITNVASGTNATDAATFGQLSTTNTNVATNAGNIATNTGDITNLQVQAGQGFNISAAGGANDNVQLGETVNFTNTDNNLVVTNTDNTINYNLAKDIDLGATGSVTAGGLTVNNSGVTVTGGTNDTVILSRNGLNNGNNKITNVDDGTDASDAATFGQVTAVDDKVDTLGSNTATNLGGGATYNAADGSVSAPAYTLNNGNNDAGTTSYNNVGAALGNLDTRTRTNTGDIANIQQQANLGFNIGADNGADDNVQLGETVNFTNTDTNLVATVSDNGINYDLADTITVDSVTAGDSLLNNDGLTVSNGPNGPVSLTNTGLDNGGNTITNIAAGSLADGSTDAINGSQLNTAADSIATTLGGDSIFDPATGTVTSPNYVLDDGTNTGTSAAPFTNVGAALGNLDTRTTTNTGDIADIQQQANLGFNIGADNGADDNVQLGETVNFTNTDTNLVATVSDNGINYDLADTITVDSVTAGDSLLNNDGLTVSNGPNGPVSLTNTGLDNGGNTITNIAAGSLADGSTDAINGSQLNTAADSIATTLGGDSIFDPATGTVTSPNYVLDDGTNTGTSAAPFTNVGAALGNLDTRTTTNTGDIADIQQQANLGFNIGADNGADDNVQLGETVNFTNTDTNLVATVSDNGINYDLADTITVDSVTAGDSLLNNDGLTVSNGPNGPVSLTNTGLDNGGNTITNIAAGSLADGSTDAINGSQLNTAADSIATTLGGDSIFDPATGTVTSPNYVLDDGTNTGTSAAPFTNVGAALGNLDTRTTTNTGDIADIQQQANLGFNIGADNGADDNVQLGETVNFTNTDTNLVATVSDNGINYDLADTITVDSVTAGDSLLNNDGLTVSNGPNGPVSLTNTGLDNGGNTITNIAAGSLADGSTDAINGSQLNTAADSIATTLGGDSIFDPATGTVTSPNYVLDDGTNTGTSAAPFTNVGAALGNLDTRTTTNTGDIADIQQQANLGFNIGADNGADDNVQLGETVNFTNTDTNLVATVSDNGINYDLADTITVDSVTAGDSLLNNDGLTVSNGPNGPVSLTNTGLDNGGNTITNIAAGSLADGSTDAINGSQLNTAADSIATTLGGDSIFDPATGTVTSPNYVLDDGTNTGTSAAPFTNVGAALGNLDTRTTTNTGDIADIQQQANL, from the coding sequence GTGAAAGCTGGCGGTATTACAGTGAATAACGCTGGTGTCACTGTTACAGGTGGTGCAAATGATACGGTGCTTTTAAGTAGAAATGGCCTTAACAACGGTAACAATAAAATCACTAATGTAGCTAGTGGTACCAATGCAACCGATGCTGCCACATTTGGTCAGTTGAGTACAACCAATACTAATGTCGCGACAAATGCTGGTAATATTGCAACCAATACAGGTGATATCACGAACCTTCAAGTACAAGCAGGTCAAGGTTTTAATATCAGTGCTGCAGGTGGTGCAAATGACAATGTTCAACTAGGCGAGACCGTTAACTTTACTAATACCGATAACAACCTTGTAGTCACTAATACAGATAATACTATTAATTATAATTTAGCTAAGGATATTGATTTAGGTGCAACTGGTAGCGTAACAGCAGGTGGTTTGACGGTAAATAACTCAGGGGTTACCGTGACAGGTGGTACCAATGATACGGTAATTCTCAGTAGAAATGGACTTAACAATGGTAATAATAAGATTACCAATGTAGATGATGGTACAGATGCTAGCGATGCAGCAACCTTTGGACAAGTCACAGCTGTTGATGACAAAGTAGACACGTTAGGTAGCAACACCGCAACCAACCTAGGTGGTGGTGCTACTTATAACGCAGCAGATGGCAGCGTAAGTGCTCCTGCTTATACGCTAAATAATGGCAACAACGATGCTGGTACTACAAGCTACAACAACGTAGGCGCTGCACTTGGCAATCTTGACACACGTACCAGAACCAACACTGGTGACATTGCTAACATTCAACAGCAAGCGAACCTAGGCTTCAACATCGGTGCGGACAACGGTGCAGATGACAACGTCCAGTTAGGTGAAACCGTTAACTTCACCAACACAGACACCAATTTGGTTGCCACGGTCTCAGACAACGGTATTAACTATGATTTAGCGGACACCATCACCGTTGATAGCGTCACAGCTGGTGACAGCCTCTTGAACAACGATGGTCTCACTGTCTCGAATGGCCCTAACGGTCCTGTATCGTTGACCAATACTGGCCTTGATAATGGTGGCAACACTATTACCAACATTGCTGCCGGCAGTCTGGCTGACGGTTCAACCGACGCTATTAACGGCAGCCAGTTGAACACCGCAGCGGACTCTATCGCAACCACCTTGGGCGGCGACTCAATCTTTGACCCTGCGACAGGAACAGTCACCTCACCGAACTACGTGCTTGATGACGGCACCAACACAGGTACTAGCGCTGCGCCGTTTACTAACGTAGGCGCTGCACTTGGCAATCTTGACACACGTACCACAACCAACACTGGTGACATTGCTGACATTCAACAGCAAGCGAACCTAGGCTTCAACATCGGTGCGGACAACGGTGCAGATGACAACGTCCAGTTAGGTGAAACCGTTAACTTCACCAACACAGACACCAATTTGGTTGCCACGGTCTCAGACAACGGTATTAACTATGATTTAGCGGACACCATCACCGTTGATAGCGTCACAGCTGGTGACAGCCTCTTGAACAACGATGGTCTCACTGTCTCGAATGGCCCTAACGGTCCTGTATCGTTGACCAATACTGGCCTTGATAATGGTGGCAACACTATTACCAACATTGCTGCCGGCAGTCTGGCTGACGGTTCAACCGACGCTATTAACGGCAGCCAGTTGAACACCGCAGCGGACTCTATCGCAACCACCTTGGGCGGCGACTCAATCTTTGACCCTGCGACAGGAACAGTCACCTCACCGAACTACGTGCTTGATGACGGCACCAACACAGGTACTAGCGCTGCGCCGTTTACTAACGTAGGCGCTGCACTTGGCAATCTTGACACACGTACCACAACCAACACTGGTGACATTGCTGACATTCAACAGCAAGCGAACCTAGGCTTCAACATCGGTGCGGACAACGGTGCAGATGACAACGTCCAGTTAGGTGAAACCGTTAACTTCACCAACACAGACACCAATTTGGTTGCCACGGTCTCAGACAACGGTATTAACTATGATTTAGCGGACACCATCACCGTTGATAGCGTCACAGCTGGTGACAGCCTCTTGAACAACGATGGTCTCACTGTCTCGAATGGCCCTAACGGTCCTGTATCGTTGACCAATACTGGCCTTGATAATGGTGGCAACACTATTACCAACATTGCTGCCGGCAGTCTGGCTGACGGTTCAACCGACGCTATTAACGGCAGCCAGTTGAACACCGCAGCGGACTCTATCGCAACCACCTTGGGCGGCGACTCAATCTTTGACCCTGCGACAGGAACAGTCACCTCACCGAACTACGTGCTTGATGACGGCACCAACACAGGTACTAGCGCTGCGCCGTTTACTAACGTAGGCGCTGCACTTGGCAATCTTGACACACGTACCACAACCAACACTGGTGACATTGCTGACATTCAACAGCAAGCGAACCTAGGCTTCAACATCGGTGCGGACAACGGTGCAGATGACAACGTCCAGTTAGGTGAAACCGTTAACTTCACCAACACAGACACCAATTTGGTTGCCACGGTCTCAGACAACGGTATTAACTATGATTTAGCGGACACCATCACCGTTGATAGCGTCACAGCTGGTGACAGCCTCTTGAACAACGATGGTCTCACTGTCTCGAATGGCCCTAACGGTCCTGTATCGTTGACCAATACTGGCCTTGATAATGGTGGCAACACTATTACCAACATTGCTGCCGGCAGTCTGGCTGACGGTTCAACCGACGCTATTAACGGCAGCCAGTTGAACACCGCAGCGGACTCTATCGCAACCACCTTGGGCGGCGACTCAATCTTTGACCCTGCGACAGGAACAGTCACCTCACCGAACTACGTGCTTGATGACGGCACCAACACAGGTACTAGCGCTGCGCCGTTTACTAACGTAGGCGCTGCACTTGGCAATCTTGACACACGTACCACAACCAACACTGGTGACATTGCTGACATTCAACAGCAAGCGAACCTAGGCTTCAACATCGGTGCGGACAACGGTGCAGATGACAACGTCCAGTTAGGTGAAACCGTTAACTTCACCAACACAGACACCAATTTGGTTGCCACGGTCTCAGACAACGGTATTAACTATGATTTAGCGGACACCATCACCGTTGATAGCGTCACAGCTGGTGACAGCCTCTTGAACAACGATGGTCTCACTGTCTCGAATGGCCCTAACGGTCCTGTATCGTTGACCAATACTGGCCTTGATAATGGTGGCAACACTATTACCAACATTGCTGCCGGCAGTCTGGCTGACGGTTCAACCGACGCTATTAACGGCAGCCAGTTGAACACCGCAGCGGACTCTATCGCAACCACCTTGGGCGGCGACTCAATCTTTGACCCTGCGACAGGAACAGTCACCTCACCGAACTACGTGCTTGATGACGGCACCAACACAGGTACTAGCGCTGCGCCGTTTACTAACGTAGGCGCTGCACTTGGCAATCTTGACACACGTACCACAACCAACACTGGTGACATTGCTGACATTCAACAGCAAGCGAACCT
- a CDS encoding alpha/beta fold hydrolase, with amino-acid sequence MITLDEWQRQGQYESIHGHQIFTRYAGDKSAPVLLLIHGYPSASWDWEGMWDTLTEHYYVITLDMLGFGLSDKPKNARYLISEQADIYQAVLQKLGVSDYHILAHDYGDTVAQELLARQIEGSAERHIASVCFLNGGLFPETHKPILVQKLLLSPLGFLVSKLINKQKFAGSLQRIFGADTQPTVEVIDTLWQLLNHNDGLGVMHKLINYMPQRQQYRERWVGAIIDSTVPVKLIAGAKDPISGQHMIDRYRQLIPNADITNMPMLGHYPQIEDSAAITAAYLQFRRSIL; translated from the coding sequence ATGATAACTCTTGATGAGTGGCAACGGCAGGGGCAATATGAATCCATTCATGGGCATCAAATCTTTACTCGGTATGCAGGGGATAAAAGTGCGCCTGTATTGCTATTGATTCATGGTTATCCTAGTGCTAGCTGGGACTGGGAGGGCATGTGGGATACACTAACCGAGCATTATTATGTCATCACACTCGATATGCTGGGGTTTGGGTTGTCAGATAAACCCAAAAACGCACGCTATCTAATCAGTGAGCAGGCTGATATTTATCAAGCTGTTTTGCAAAAACTGGGCGTCAGTGATTATCATATATTAGCGCATGACTATGGTGATACGGTGGCTCAGGAGTTGCTAGCCAGACAAATCGAAGGGAGTGCTGAGCGACACATCGCTAGCGTATGCTTCTTAAACGGTGGTCTGTTTCCTGAGACGCACAAACCTATCTTGGTACAGAAGCTATTGCTATCGCCATTGGGTTTTCTGGTATCAAAGCTGATTAATAAGCAGAAATTTGCGGGCAGTCTACAGCGGATATTTGGTGCCGACACGCAGCCCACAGTAGAGGTGATAGATACGCTATGGCAGCTGTTAAATCACAATGATGGATTGGGTGTGATGCATAAGCTGATTAACTATATGCCCCAACGTCAGCAGTACCGCGAGCGATGGGTAGGTGCGATTATCGACAGTACTGTACCGGTGAAATTGATCGCAGGTGCCAAAGATCCTATTTCAGGACAGCATATGATTGATCGTTATCGCCAGCTGATACCCAATGCTGATATAACCAATATGCCTATGCTAGGTCACTATCCGCAGATAGAAGACTCAGCGGCGATCACAGCAGCCTATCTACAATTTAGACGCAGTATTCTGTAA
- a CDS encoding class II aldolase/adducin family protein — translation MQTTMQTATSTDSTSSVHHNMSEQEWQMRVNLAACYRMIASYGWDDLVFTHISARVPGTEDEFLINPYGMLFEEITASSLVKVNKAGEKVAPSEFEVNPAGFIIHSAVHEARDDAHCVIHLHTNDGVAVSAQEKGLLPISQQSLFPLSNLAYHDYEGVALNPEEKVRLVADLGDAHFMILRNHGLLTCADTVANAFLYMYIMQRACEIQIKAQSGGGALTPIPAQILAGIQAASEQVTRGANGDIAWPALLRKLRRTDPSFEE, via the coding sequence ATGCAAACAACTATGCAAACCGCGACATCAACCGATTCAACCTCGAGTGTACACCATAATATGAGCGAACAAGAGTGGCAGATGCGCGTAAATCTTGCTGCCTGTTATCGAATGATTGCTTCTTATGGTTGGGATGATTTGGTATTCACTCATATCTCTGCACGCGTACCGGGTACTGAGGATGAGTTTTTAATCAACCCGTACGGGATGTTATTTGAAGAAATTACCGCCTCTAGTTTGGTCAAGGTCAATAAAGCAGGCGAGAAAGTAGCGCCATCAGAGTTTGAGGTTAATCCAGCTGGATTTATTATTCATAGTGCGGTGCACGAGGCTCGTGATGATGCTCATTGCGTTATCCATCTACATACAAATGATGGCGTTGCCGTCTCAGCGCAAGAAAAAGGCTTACTGCCTATCTCGCAACAATCATTATTTCCGCTATCCAACTTGGCATACCACGACTATGAAGGCGTCGCATTAAACCCTGAAGAAAAGGTTCGTTTGGTTGCTGATTTAGGCGATGCTCACTTTATGATTTTGCGTAATCATGGTCTGCTCACCTGTGCCGATACGGTGGCCAATGCGTTTTTATACATGTATATCATGCAAAGAGCCTGCGAGATTCAGATCAAAGCGCAGAGTGGGGGCGGTGCATTGACGCCAATACCAGCACAAATATTGGCTGGTATCCAAGCTGCATCAGAGCAAGTCACCCGTGGCGCGAATGGTGATATCGCCTGGCCTGCATTGTTGAGAAAATTGCGCCGCACTGATCCATCGTTTGAGGAGTAA
- a CDS encoding Crp/Fnr family transcriptional regulator: protein MNINHYLNNDPWFSQLPAIVQPLLAGDAVLKVYPKGQMIHAIGDNDDAALHFVVSGTIRVCNVSASGHAMTLAHLSSGEWFGEISIIDDNPRTHDAWTINKVTLISIPRNLVIQTAQLHPILYKHLALITCERIRRAFDWIDDATSLNTSARLASMLIGLIDTYGKQIGDDIKIELRLSQEELGFMLGTTRQTINKIIQSWQKQGLIDMHYGFITIKDKPQLMAMMNPA from the coding sequence ATGAATATCAATCATTATTTAAATAACGACCCATGGTTTAGTCAATTGCCAGCCATTGTGCAGCCGCTACTGGCAGGCGATGCGGTGCTAAAGGTATACCCGAAAGGTCAAATGATTCATGCCATCGGTGACAACGATGATGCGGCGCTACACTTTGTCGTGTCGGGTACGATTAGAGTCTGTAATGTAAGCGCTAGTGGACATGCCATGACACTGGCACATCTATCTAGTGGTGAGTGGTTTGGTGAGATATCTATCATAGATGACAATCCTCGCACCCATGATGCATGGACGATTAACAAAGTAACGCTAATCTCTATCCCAAGAAATCTAGTCATTCAGACAGCGCAGTTGCATCCGATTTTATACAAGCACCTTGCGCTTATAACCTGCGAGCGAATCCGACGAGCATTTGACTGGATTGATGATGCTACCTCACTCAATACCTCAGCGCGACTGGCTAGCATGCTGATTGGACTGATCGACACTTATGGTAAGCAAATAGGAGACGATATCAAAATAGAGCTGCGCTTATCGCAAGAAGAGCTGGGCTTTATGCTTGGCACCACCAGACAAACCATCAATAAAATCATTCAATCATGGCAAAAACAAGGCCTTATCGATATGCACTATGGTTTTATCACTATAAAGGACAAACCTCAGTTAATGGCAATGATGAATCCTGCCTGA
- a CDS encoding phosphoethanolamine transferase, whose product MSISQVIKTNVLKINAPNANTKTSYLSKLYGREVNLSYLIIIVALYLVATANIGFFEQVLNVYPFSTNVGFILSITGLLFGLMWLVLQLLCYRPIAKPVLTALLITAAICGYFTDAYGTIFDTNMLINSLETDQAEAMGLFAPSMVIRLLILGVLPAFIISKIRLKRFTWQRSILQKTATLILSIALIAACLLPFGDQYASFFRQHKQVRSYANPITPIYSTIKLGENYVNELRRPDTFTLHATDAKRVAPANSVDDNGKPKLMVFVVGETARADHFGLNGYTRNTTPLLSKQSDLYSFQNAVSCGTSTAYSVPCMFSYANRADYDIDTAKYNENVLDTLSKQGVNVIWRDNNSSSKGVADRVTFEDYKTADTNPNCDVECRDIGMLDGFDELVKSGSSPKDTLILLHQMGNHGPAYYQRYPKAFEAYNPVCMTNELSKCDAQSVINGYDNAIRYTDYFLSNVIDTLKPYEQDYDVVMVYISDHGESLGENNIYLHGLPYKFAPDTQKHVPTIVWSPNSNTIDTESLSSMVNQPVSHDFITPTLLSFFGITTDEVKGAATFFKLGHSS is encoded by the coding sequence ATGTCAATATCTCAAGTCATCAAGACCAATGTGCTAAAAATCAACGCACCCAACGCCAATACAAAGACCAGCTACCTTAGTAAGCTCTACGGTCGTGAGGTAAATCTCAGTTATCTTATTATTATCGTCGCTTTATATTTGGTGGCGACTGCCAATATTGGCTTTTTTGAGCAGGTGTTAAATGTCTATCCATTTAGCACAAACGTCGGATTTATCCTGTCTATTACTGGTTTATTGTTTGGACTAATGTGGCTGGTATTACAGCTGCTTTGCTATCGCCCTATTGCCAAACCAGTGTTGACTGCGCTACTGATTACTGCCGCTATCTGCGGTTATTTTACCGATGCTTATGGGACGATATTTGACACCAACATGCTGATTAACAGTCTGGAGACCGATCAAGCAGAGGCGATGGGATTATTTGCCCCCAGCATGGTCATTCGACTGCTGATATTAGGCGTGTTGCCAGCATTTATCATTAGCAAAATTCGTCTAAAACGCTTTACTTGGCAACGCAGTATTCTACAAAAAACAGCCACGTTGATATTGTCTATCGCACTGATCGCAGCGTGTCTTTTACCATTTGGTGACCAGTACGCCAGCTTCTTTCGTCAGCATAAACAAGTCCGTTCTTATGCTAACCCGATCACGCCTATTTACTCTACGATCAAACTTGGCGAAAACTATGTCAATGAGCTGCGCCGTCCTGATACTTTCACATTACATGCGACAGACGCAAAACGCGTGGCACCTGCTAATAGTGTGGATGACAATGGCAAACCAAAACTAATGGTGTTTGTGGTTGGCGAAACGGCTCGCGCAGATCACTTCGGTTTGAACGGCTATACACGTAATACCACACCGCTGCTCTCAAAGCAGTCAGACCTCTATAGTTTTCAGAATGCTGTCTCTTGTGGAACCTCTACGGCCTACTCCGTACCTTGCATGTTTAGCTATGCAAATCGAGCAGACTACGATATCGATACAGCCAAGTATAATGAAAACGTACTAGATACACTAAGCAAGCAAGGGGTCAATGTCATTTGGCGGGACAATAACTCTAGCTCAAAAGGCGTGGCTGATCGCGTTACTTTTGAAGACTACAAAACAGCTGATACCAATCCGAACTGTGATGTCGAATGCCGAGATATCGGTATGCTTGATGGTTTTGATGAACTGGTTAAATCAGGCAGCTCACCGAAAGATACGCTTATTCTGCTGCATCAAATGGGTAATCATGGCCCCGCTTATTACCAGCGATATCCCAAAGCATTTGAAGCGTATAACCCTGTCTGCATGACCAATGAGCTGTCTAAATGTGATGCTCAGTCTGTGATAAATGGTTATGATAATGCGATTCGTTATACCGATTACTTTTTGAGTAATGTGATTGATACGTTAAAGCCTTATGAGCAAGATTATGATGTGGTAATGGTATATATTAGTGATCATGGGGAGAGTTTGGGTGAAAATAATATCTACTTGCACGGCTTGCCCTATAAGTTCGCACCAGATACCCAAAAACACGTGCCTACGATAGTTTGGTCGCCCAACAGCAATACTATCGATACTGAAAGTCTTTCTAGTATGGTTAATCAGCCAGTGTCGCACGATTTTATTACCCCGACATTGCTTAGCTTTTTTGGTATTACGACCGATGAAGTCAAAGGTGCAGCAACTTTTTTTAAATTGGGTCATTCTAGTTGA
- a CDS encoding response regulator transcription factor, with protein sequence MYKILVIEDNPDIVANIYAFFEPKGFELDNAHNGYSGLTLASNNRYDVILLDVMLPGMDGTQLCKKLREELHDKTPVLMLTARDTILDKVAGFDSGADDYLVKPFSLVELECRIKALIRRHEDDHFAHSIAVGALSLNNSEHTIMREGQSLKLTPTGFKILHILISAAPRVVSKTEIEEKVWGLDIPSSDALRTHMHSVRAQVDKPFDTPMIVTVPGVGYQVVDPNKSASA encoded by the coding sequence ATGTACAAGATACTCGTTATTGAAGACAACCCCGATATCGTGGCCAATATTTATGCTTTTTTTGAGCCAAAAGGGTTTGAGTTAGACAACGCGCACAACGGCTATAGCGGGCTAACACTTGCTTCAAACAATCGTTATGATGTGATACTACTCGATGTGATGCTACCCGGTATGGATGGCACGCAGCTGTGCAAAAAACTCAGAGAAGAGCTGCATGACAAGACGCCTGTGCTCATGCTCACGGCTCGCGATACAATCTTAGATAAAGTCGCTGGTTTTGATAGCGGTGCTGACGATTATTTGGTCAAGCCGTTTTCGTTGGTCGAGTTGGAGTGCCGTATCAAAGCGCTCATACGTCGCCATGAGGACGATCATTTTGCCCACAGTATTGCGGTCGGAGCGTTGTCCTTAAACAATAGTGAGCATACTATTATGCGTGAGGGACAATCACTGAAGCTTACCCCAACTGGCTTTAAAATATTGCACATCCTAATAAGTGCAGCGCCTAGAGTCGTCAGTAAAACTGAGATTGAAGAAAAGGTATGGGGTCTGGATATACCCAGCAGTGATGCGCTACGCACTCATATGCATAGCGTGCGGGCGCAGGTTGATAAGCCATTTGACACACCTATGATAGTCACAGTACCTGGCGTGGGTTATCAAGTTGTTGACCCTAATAAATCAGCAAGCGCGTAG
- a CDS encoding sensor histidine kinase, which yields MLNIDSIANKFRLSYFIFALLLCAAFVSIFLYAESRIEQDLVKARLLQQLELSQEKYGDQPIYVADPGIKIYRYDKAPTSLQAIANDTVQETSVTVNKASGAGHANLHLFAYTQDGQTYILTYLENTEMVMGNYPVLAIFEHLEDIFADTLKVAVILSLLIAAIFSQLSSKQIIKPLLDLKRAVETDHHNLSDLTHLPSEVGVLARAIDEKNHKLEQYLKREQLFTGDVSHELRTPLTIIMGASEVLASQLDADSHLNEFTNRISTTAKETSEIITALLLLSRAPEKLDAPQTSINNIALAEMQRLKYILRYKSVTCQVIAEQEYSAYVRPELLKMALGNLIKNAFQYTDDGEVTITIDDGKITVTDTGLGIPEAMMPLLYERFERLESQYKDEQTILLSEHETKHKVEGSGLGLSIVQRIMSHMGWQLTHQANRSGGSTFSIYYK from the coding sequence ATGCTCAATATAGACTCGATAGCCAATAAATTCAGACTGTCTTACTTCATATTCGCGTTATTACTGTGCGCAGCTTTTGTCAGTATTTTCTTGTACGCAGAGAGCCGAATAGAGCAAGATTTGGTCAAGGCTCGCCTATTGCAGCAGCTAGAACTCAGTCAAGAAAAATACGGTGACCAGCCTATCTATGTCGCTGACCCAGGTATCAAGATTTACCGCTATGATAAAGCACCTACTAGTTTACAAGCGATAGCCAATGACACGGTGCAAGAGACTTCTGTCACTGTTAATAAAGCCTCTGGAGCAGGTCATGCCAACCTGCATCTTTTTGCCTATACTCAAGATGGTCAAACCTATATTTTGACTTACCTAGAAAACACCGAAATGGTGATGGGAAATTATCCAGTCTTGGCGATATTCGAGCACCTAGAAGACATATTTGCAGATACGTTAAAAGTAGCCGTGATTCTAAGCTTACTTATCGCCGCTATTTTTTCCCAATTGTCCTCTAAACAAATCATCAAGCCTCTATTGGATTTAAAGCGAGCCGTTGAGACCGATCATCATAACTTAAGCGATTTGACACACTTGCCATCTGAGGTCGGTGTCTTGGCAAGGGCTATCGATGAGAAAAACCACAAGTTAGAGCAGTACCTCAAGCGCGAGCAACTATTTACTGGTGATGTCAGCCACGAGCTGCGCACACCGTTGACCATTATCATGGGGGCTTCCGAGGTATTGGCCTCGCAATTAGACGCTGACAGCCACTTAAATGAATTTACCAACCGTATCAGTACCACGGCCAAAGAAACTTCCGAGATTATAACCGCCCTGCTTCTACTATCGCGCGCGCCTGAAAAGTTAGACGCACCGCAAACCTCTATCAACAATATCGCTTTAGCAGAAATGCAGCGCCTAAAATACATACTGCGGTATAAGTCTGTCACTTGTCAGGTAATTGCTGAGCAGGAATACAGCGCTTACGTACGGCCCGAACTCCTAAAAATGGCATTGGGCAACCTCATAAAAAATGCGTTTCAATATACCGATGATGGCGAGGTAACCATTACTATTGATGACGGAAAAATTACGGTAACTGATACTGGCTTAGGTATTCCTGAGGCGATGATGCCTTTACTTTATGAACGATTTGAGCGACTAGAGTCTCAGTATAAAGACGAGCAAACAATCCTGTTGTCAGAGCATGAGACAAAACATAAGGTTGAAGGCTCAGGTCTAGGACTCAGTATCGTCCAGCGTATCATGTCGCATATGGGCTGGCAGCTCACTCACCAAGCCAATCGCTCAGGTGGTAGCACCTTTAGTATTTATTATAAATAA
- a CDS encoding diacylglycerol kinase has translation MKQITHTNLVDPSAEHSSINQTTHDNALAADSFASHAKGKTGILRIIKATSYSIDGFKAAYKFEAAFRQVVWLNLVLLAAVIVLPFALGIKMMLVVASFLSLIVELINTGLEACVDHTSTAKHPLAKIAKDVGSAAQFLALSLLMVLWVMALSALFY, from the coding sequence ATGAAGCAAATCACTCATACCAACCTTGTAGACCCATCAGCCGAGCATAGTTCTATCAATCAGACGACGCATGATAATGCACTCGCAGCTGATAGCTTTGCGAGTCATGCCAAAGGTAAAACGGGAATCCTTCGCATTATAAAAGCCACTAGTTACTCTATAGATGGCTTTAAAGCCGCATATAAATTTGAAGCGGCTTTTAGACAAGTTGTGTGGCTCAATCTTGTACTGCTAGCTGCTGTCATCGTTTTGCCTTTTGCGCTTGGTATAAAAATGATGCTGGTCGTCGCTTCTTTTTTATCTTTGATTGTTGAGCTAATCAACACAGGACTCGAAGCTTGCGTCGACCATACTTCAACCGCCAAACACCCGCTCGCAAAAATCGCAAAAGATGTCGGCTCTGCAGCACAGTTCTTAGCGTTAAGTTTGTTAATGGTTTTATGGGTAATGGCGTTGTCTGCGCTATTTTATTAA